In Ananas comosus cultivar F153 linkage group 14, ASM154086v1, whole genome shotgun sequence, the genomic stretch AATTCCCGTAGGTTTAttggtggggattgtgagttagtgttTTGTGTTCGttggttggattctaacccggtggactaTTCGTAGGTCCAGTTATTACTTCCTCCGCAGTCGGAAGATCAGTACTTtatacgtacaggtgggtacttgcacccgaagtcggtacagtggtgcacgctcggtgacattctcTTCACTCTTTCCTTATTGGTTAtcttgcatgatatatatatagagctttgCACCTATACCATGtctctttattgctctacttggttaTTTGCTTGTTTAGCATCATGAGTAGAAGTAGAGCAGGTTTACGATTGCTTGTGATATCTGTGACCTcgttggtcgattcttgtatcTCATACTACGACCTGGTCGATCGGTTCgtgtatctcgtatctgtgacccATTCGGCTTGTTGCATTACTATCatgacctatttggtcggtcGAACTATTTGATGACCCATACGGTCAGTTACCCTGAGGGTTTGGATTGTCGGCTGgctgccgacggttggctattgagcatatcagcattgatcgccgagactcgttcgcatttcacgaacaacagcggtctgatccaccacaagagggtgttctttttcgaaaaaatggttggaggtgccaacccgtgagcccataggctacTTTAAGTTATATGcagtgtcatgccccggggccgattttaaaaatctttttataACGATTACCATTTAAGAAATCAGAGTTGCGAAAAACGtgctttttttttggaatgCAACTTGGCCTACGTGACGTACAGATCCGCGACAAATACAAAGTTTCGCTGTCCACTCAGacagtctcctttgtatttgcacggcgtaccaataATACATCAGGATCTCAACAAcaatctacatttaccaatctACAAATAGTTCATGCGATGCTTTTCCATACAGCTAgtgatccttagagatgatgcatgcctctaaacactccttaggtgctggatgatgcaatacacagtacaacaatcatcctatttaaaagtgctccccacttagaagctttgtttttaaaatctacaTAATTATACATTCGaaaactttttaaaactgtttcccataCAGAAACTTCACTTTTGAAAACGAACTACCTCGAGGGATAGAAAAccacaaaatataaatacacaAATCCGAGAACCAATTATTCATAAAACTAAAACCACAAATCTAAAATCTCCAATCGTATGCATAATGGAAATCACCAACTCAAACAATTCACGAATATTCAAACATCAATAAtaatcatctaactgaaccatttaattattaaaactactaagtgcggAAATGAaatataaccagggtgacggttgTTACTGCAGTCTAGTTAGTATGTCCTCCCGTCGGTCCAAAAGCCAACTCCTCGCTCGAGTCACCTAggaaaatggggggtgagaaaccgcaatcaagattttccagtgggtacgacagagccacgaaggcaagtcataatcaccgaaaaccaaaggagataagGTAAATAGAGTACAAGTGCTATGATACAAaagagaactacagtagctataccaaatatgataaaaagcaagtaataaaactgctactgtatagaaaacaatgccgaatatgcctcaaggtaaccaaatcaaaactgtacccaatctggtgcctgctatattggtccgcagacctcaagcgctgcctgtcacaaACTCGCACTGACATGATTCATCCGCCCATTGGatgacccatccggataagtacacctccgatcggtggccaaacctgcctggtgtcatgaatacacccaagtggtgtgactaagtcatgctaatatgctcaatgcgaaagctggctgaagccggtgccttggccgaagccagatacaaggacgtacaacgccaaaccacgatcaaccagatcgaaacacacgacaaagaagtcgatgtgttgcctggacccaaagtccacagatatactatatatatgcaagcctgctctacatgtctatcaacaactaacAACATGCAATCAATAAGGTAAGATATACGAATGATAAACAAAGCAACCGACATATAGAGACTACAATCTGAAATAGAAGAACAAAggaaggtgaaacgatctcaccgactaccagctcgaagcacccacctgtcacaaaTGTGCCGAAAACTTGGGTACGCAACGAGTCAACCGGccctacgaagatccaccgggttagtatccaaCCCACCAAACCAAAGTACATGACTCACGAACCCCACACAAATCCCCGAAATCGgttttcccaaaaccgatcaccgtaactcgcctgaagtcccgaaaatcacatcgGGATGCCGTTGGGATccccaaaactcaccaactcgtaccacgagtcacccgctgccacaaaacacatcgatttggatgtcttggcagcaaacacaaggtaacacaaacaaacaattatcgtcgaataattgttcggatccgggttcccgaaagtgtctatttcgataccggaacccaccgtcactcacccgtcatctccgaacccatatatgacgatggtgaccagccgacaaggctcaATGACAACTCTCAGAGCAAACAAacaacgtcggaagaaatccgaaccgaaaccgcgttccaccggcgaatttcgccgaaaaacgcactgaAATCGCTATTCAATTTCCGCGAAAAGCTAttggaccttggacaatcagtccagaggtcactaCACACGCATACGCACttcccacagtagccacaaggtacacaattgcataaaagtccctctatttacataaaattatattattttatgtaaatcgggtgATTATGTGGTTCGTtaacgcaaaccgaggacttttgaagtccgcagagacacgtactgacaggtctcgacgtgccggaggccgtgctcacaatctggagcacaacggctcactgtgggaggcgcgggagtGACCCGAACTTTCAGAAAATAGCGCACACTCGGAGTAAACCGCGCTGAAAAGGCCGAACTAGAatccgttgatccaaagtgagctgagcactgtgatcagcactgaccagcaatcaccgtgctcacctccggaggcattgAGATAGCCTCGTATTGTCGGAAAAGCATGCGCAAACCAAGAGAGCAACCAAAAAGACCTTAACAAGCTTACCGGAGCAGTGAGGGTCAAGGTATGGCCAACGGCGACTCCGCGGCAGGCGCGCCGGCCGCCAACGCGgggaggccggggctcgcgcCTGCCTGCGGNGAGCTAGGGCAGGCCGGTGGCGACTCTGCGGCGGGCACGCCAGCGATCGACGTGTGCGGTCGACGTGGGGAGGCCGGGGCTCACCCTTGCCGGCAGCgggaggcggcggtggtggtggcggaGCAAACTGAGCCCACACAAGCCGAGCTCGGGCTCGAGGTGCACGCCGGCCTCGGCGGCGGCCGTGGTgcctcggggcggcggcgagggtCGCCAGGGCTCCGAGGGAGGCAGCAGGAGTGGcctcaggcggcggcggcgcacgggCTAACAGCTGAAGCACAGCTCGGCCCAATCCCGCCCAAGGAACCCGCAGGGCTGAAGcagtgcggcggcggcgctcggggcgGCGAGGACCGACTGCCTGAGGTCGAAAGGAGGCCGCAGGGGTAgcccagggcggcggcggcgcgggagaGAAGTCACAAGGTATGCTCGGCCCGAGCAGACTTGGGGCAGCCGCAATCTgtcgaggcggcggcggcggcccgcaagggcggcggcgaccggcggggaaGGTCGCCGGCGCTCCAAGGAAGACGGCGGTAGCGATctcaagcggcggcggcgcgagaggAAGGAGCTGAAGCTCCCTCAACCCGTGCTGACCCAAGATGACTGCAAGTGGCctgggcggcagcggcggcgatgGTAGCCGCGGCTGGCCAGCCGGGGCTCCGTCGGCGGCGGCTGAGAAAGGCGCATTGCACGAGGTGAGGGGGGAGTAGGGCGGCTAGGTCAGCTGTGGCtcatctagggttagggttccaaggtaaaaccctagaaacaatGTATATATAAACTCATTTTGCGCAAGGATCCCCCAAACTTGGATATTTTAaaccgagtccctcacagcgcgggTAAAACGCACGAACACACCCCTACATCTGGTTTCACGCAaaatggtacataaaatgtcgcgcttTTCGCAAATTTACCGTTTTACCATTTAAGACCCCTCCTTAATCAACGCGTGATATcagcagatccgtccgtcagatttgcgaacggattgcacaaGTGTGATCAGTACGACAGAGACAACAAACTCACAATTTTATTTTGCCTTGTTTGGTCAcggatttgcgacaaaacctatcctctctccaACTTTCCAAAACCATACCTAAAAATAAGTGTAAATCCAATAAACTCCTGTTTTCTagaaaaccgtgcatcaaacCTAAAATCCGTCAGCACCATAGATTCCAGAATAGCcgaaccgttcgaaacgagctattggatcgctatgaacggagacCGATAcgtgccagaagccaactttacaccgtggcctctccggaaaaccgagttactattcactttaagtgaaaagtaaaaatcgcgtaaaatctccgttctaactcgttttctcccgaaacttgatgagtgcttttgtaattaaattacacacaaaaacatcgtcaatagAGAGTCTAACAATActgtcaaattctcagtccttacatgcAGGTAGAGTGACAGCAACACAGGCTTGAGGTCTGTGGTTCGGACCAACAGAGCAtagcttgaggtctgcggtgcggaccaatatggcagttttagattgggtattttggacttgtcgtccggttgACACATATATACGGTAGCGGTAGTTGTTTATTCATATATATCTCGTtcatttattattgttgctactgtatttctcTTACCTATACTCTTGTTTattctccttgactggtgagtacccctcacccttgtcggcttgcggtacccactcggaggggagacatgtgtacatgttctcacccctcacccccattacaggtgacgtcgcaggTCCTAGTaggacggttcgtgaggagcgTACTTAGcggttcggtagagctttcggacTCGTTCATTTGTTTAAACTCTAAACTCAGTTTctttaaataaataacttagacaGCAGTTATGTTTCAGTACTTTTATGTGAATTGAATATTTGGtttttcgtgaat encodes the following:
- the LOC109720186 gene encoding collagen alpha-2(I) chain-like codes for the protein MANGDSAAGAPAANAGRPGLAPACGELGQAGGDSAAGTPAIDVCGRRGEAGAHPCRQREAAVVVAEQTEPTQAELGLEVHAGLGGGRGASGRRRGSPGLRGRQQEWPQAAAAHGLTAEAQLGPIPPKEPAGLKQCGGGARGGEDRLPEVERRPQG